Proteins encoded within one genomic window of Azospirillaceae bacterium:
- a CDS encoding TRAP transporter small permease subunit, which produces MQTFLLLIDRVNTWVGKTFAWAIVLLTIQVTYEVMMRYLFNSPTNWGFDASYMLYGALFMMAGAYTLARNGHVRGDFLYRNFGVRGQAWMDLILYFLFFFPAIFAFIYYGYSFARLSWLINEHSMFSPAGLLIWPFKALIPVAGILLLLQGVAEVIRCVIAIRTGRWPDRLHDVEETERIILEHANKAAAGEEAVR; this is translated from the coding sequence GTGCAGACGTTCCTGCTCCTGATCGACCGCGTCAACACATGGGTCGGCAAGACTTTCGCCTGGGCGATCGTCCTGCTGACCATACAGGTCACCTATGAAGTGATGATGCGGTACCTCTTCAATTCGCCCACCAACTGGGGTTTCGACGCCAGTTACATGCTGTACGGCGCGCTGTTCATGATGGCGGGGGCCTATACGCTGGCACGCAATGGGCATGTCCGCGGCGATTTCCTGTACCGGAACTTCGGTGTGCGCGGGCAGGCCTGGATGGACCTGATCCTCTACTTCCTGTTCTTCTTCCCGGCCATCTTCGCTTTCATCTACTATGGGTATTCCTTTGCGCGGCTGAGCTGGCTGATCAACGAGCACTCGATGTTCAGCCCGGCCGGCCTGCTGATCTGGCCGTTCAAAGCACTGATTCCCGTCGCCGGGATCCTGCTGCTGCTGCAGGGCGTGGCCGAGGTGATCCGCTGCGTGATCGCCATCCGCACCGGCCGGTGGCCCGACCGCCTCCACGACGTGGAGGAAACGGAACGCATCATCCTGGAACATGCCAACAAGGCGGCCGCGGGCGAGGAGGCCGTCCGATGA
- a CDS encoding TRAP transporter large permease subunit encodes MTDPMLGILMLVLFLGFILLGFPIAFTLMAMGLGFGYLGMGPIVFDLLVQRAYGTMTNDVLISVPLFVFMGYIIERANILDRLFRSLQLASGALPGALAVATLITCTLFATATGIVGAVVTLMGLLAFPAMLRAGYDTRLSAGVVCAGGCLGILIPPSIMLILYGATAGVSVVRLYAAAFFPGLLLAGGYVLYVIVRAMLRPHEAPRLPAEERNVPVGTVFYELAVSFFPLALLIATVLGAILFGLALPSEAAALGSLGALVLAMAYRALTVEKLKESVFLTARTTAMVCWLFVGSNLFSGVFGFLGGQQLVEQWILSLNLSPFLFMVLAQIVIFILGWPLEWTEIIIIFVPIFLPLLDDFGINPVFFGVLLALNLQTSFLSPPVAMATFYLKGVAPPHVKLEQIFSGVMPHIYIVIGIMLLVYLFPGLALWLPEQVYR; translated from the coding sequence ATGACCGACCCGATGCTCGGCATCCTGATGCTGGTGCTGTTCCTCGGCTTCATCCTGCTGGGGTTCCCGATCGCCTTCACGCTCATGGCCATGGGCCTGGGCTTCGGCTACCTGGGCATGGGCCCGATCGTCTTCGACCTGCTGGTGCAACGCGCCTACGGGACCATGACGAACGACGTGCTCATCTCGGTCCCGCTGTTCGTGTTCATGGGCTATATCATCGAGCGGGCGAACATCCTCGACCGGCTGTTCCGCAGCCTGCAGCTCGCCTCCGGCGCGCTGCCGGGAGCGCTCGCCGTGGCAACGCTGATCACCTGCACACTGTTCGCCACCGCCACGGGCATCGTCGGCGCGGTGGTCACGCTGATGGGCCTGCTGGCATTCCCGGCGATGCTGCGCGCTGGCTACGACACCCGGCTGTCGGCAGGCGTGGTGTGTGCGGGCGGGTGCCTGGGCATTCTGATCCCGCCGTCGATCATGCTGATCCTGTACGGGGCCACCGCCGGCGTGTCCGTCGTCCGCCTGTACGCGGCGGCCTTCTTCCCGGGCCTGCTTCTGGCCGGCGGCTACGTCCTGTACGTGATCGTGCGGGCCATGCTGCGGCCCCACGAGGCGCCGAGGCTGCCCGCGGAGGAGCGCAACGTCCCGGTGGGCACGGTCTTCTACGAGCTGGCGGTCTCGTTCTTCCCGCTGGCCCTGCTGATCGCCACTGTGCTGGGTGCCATTCTGTTCGGGCTCGCATTGCCGTCCGAAGCGGCGGCCCTCGGGTCGCTCGGCGCGTTGGTCCTGGCCATGGCCTATCGCGCCCTGACCGTCGAGAAGCTGAAGGAGTCCGTGTTCCTGACGGCCCGCACCACCGCCATGGTGTGCTGGCTGTTCGTTGGCTCCAACCTGTTCTCGGGCGTATTCGGTTTCCTGGGCGGGCAGCAACTGGTCGAGCAGTGGATCCTGTCGCTGAACCTGTCGCCGTTCCTGTTCATGGTGCTGGCCCAGATCGTCATCTTCATCCTCGGCTGGCCGCTGGAGTGGACGGAGATCATCATCATCTTCGTGCCGATCTTCCTGCCGCTCCTGGATGATTTCGGGATCAACCCCGTCTTCTTCGGCGTCCTTCTGGCGCTGAACCTGCAGACATCGTTCCTTTCGCCGCCGGTGGCCATGGCGACCTTCTACCTGAAGGGCGTGGCGCCTCCCCACGTGAAGCTCGAACAGATCTTCTCCGGCGTGATGCCGCACATCTACATCGTCATCGGCATCATGCTGCTGGTCTACC
- a CDS encoding TRAP transporter substrate-binding protein, with protein sequence MTTTPEKRTAKGRRSFLKTVGAGAAAAAAGGAVLAKPNVSRAQTVVFRFQSTWPQRDIFHEYAQDYAKKVNEMSGGRLRLEVLAAGAVVGAFQLMDAVSAGALDGGHGVAAYWYGKNKAASLFGTPAPFGWNANELLGWVNYGGGQQLYDRLLKDILKVNVVSHFYGPMPTQPFGWFRREINSADQLRGLKYRTVGLAADLYQALGVAVTIVPGGEIVPAMDRGLIDAAEFNNPSSDRVLGFPDVSKLYYVQSYHQVIECFEVMFNAIKYNQLAAEQKAMLKYAAEAASADMSWKAMDRYSKDLNEMREKQGVRVIKTPDSILQAQLQAWDQVINNLSSDPFFKEVVESQRAWARRVVALRQEMEVPSDVAYNHFFRRG encoded by the coding sequence ATGACGACGACGCCCGAAAAGCGCACGGCGAAGGGCCGCCGCAGCTTCCTGAAAACGGTCGGCGCCGGCGCGGCGGCCGCAGCGGCCGGCGGAGCGGTGTTGGCGAAACCGAACGTCAGCCGCGCCCAAACGGTGGTGTTCCGCTTCCAATCCACTTGGCCCCAGCGCGACATCTTCCACGAATACGCGCAGGATTACGCCAAGAAGGTCAACGAGATGAGCGGCGGCCGCCTGCGCCTGGAGGTGCTGGCGGCGGGCGCGGTCGTGGGGGCGTTCCAGCTTATGGACGCGGTTAGCGCGGGTGCGCTCGACGGCGGCCACGGCGTTGCGGCCTATTGGTACGGCAAGAACAAGGCGGCATCCCTGTTCGGCACCCCCGCGCCGTTCGGCTGGAACGCCAACGAGCTTCTGGGCTGGGTCAACTACGGGGGGGGCCAGCAGCTCTACGACCGGCTGCTGAAGGACATCCTGAAGGTCAACGTCGTCAGCCACTTCTACGGCCCGATGCCGACCCAGCCGTTCGGCTGGTTCCGGCGCGAGATAAATTCGGCCGACCAGTTGCGCGGCCTGAAGTACCGCACCGTCGGTCTGGCGGCCGACCTGTACCAGGCCCTGGGGGTGGCGGTGACCATCGTTCCAGGCGGCGAAATCGTACCCGCCATGGATCGCGGCCTGATCGACGCGGCCGAATTCAACAACCCGTCCTCGGACCGGGTGCTGGGCTTCCCCGACGTCAGCAAGCTCTACTATGTGCAGAGCTATCACCAGGTCATCGAATGCTTCGAGGTCATGTTCAACGCCATCAAGTACAACCAGTTGGCGGCTGAGCAGAAGGCCATGCTGAAGTACGCGGCCGAAGCCGCCTCGGCCGACATGTCCTGGAAGGCGATGGACCGCTATTCCAAGGACCTGAACGAAATGCGCGAGAAGCAGGGCGTCCGGGTCATCAAGACCCCCGACAGCATCCTGCAGGCACAGCTCCAGGCCTGGGACCAGGTCATCAACAACCTGTCCAGCGATCCCTTCTTCAAGGAGGTCGTGGAAAGCCAGCGGGCCTGGGCGCGGCGCGTGGTTGCGCTCCGCCAGGAGATGGAGGTGCCGAGCGACGTGGCCTACAACCACTTCTTCCGGCGCGGCTGA